From the Babylonia areolata isolate BAREFJ2019XMU chromosome 15, ASM4173473v1, whole genome shotgun sequence genome, one window contains:
- the LOC143290297 gene encoding uncharacterized protein LOC143290297, giving the protein MSNGCVFKKALVLMLVSAFRKLRLQHMLAGLVALTLVVLVNNVVELVPSLSRATFIPQATIRSGAPPRPLVPSGHPVNYREEGCETCDDRYPLALDAEGRSSDHLLVRHLGQEKMQLYRHYQGFEPWPRLQLPANHSLPGQVPTTAHYLWCKGDLSLGFHHYLGVLSAVRLLQPVKLVFHFQRLPRLDHDMYYTWFLELKQSLPNLVLRPLPRGSPPCGSPELLDLALSFLQPEGGIFLGSNVIISRLPRDLHQRPFWFAFSPNAKPDNDNDNSGSSPLHQPLDSFDVTRGVIVAHQGFSEETKRKYVNQILTSPPECVAPETFDDHDPDSEENARCVVVADKPDIYPVGIMYADSPFGQLSRWLYYGTRSTMYPKTGEGDPIPRISHLIWFSQNRKSPYEMEFYQFLTVLSALYVGGFRHVYIHGNAGFHGVWWDRLRGENVTFVPMEVPEVVWQQVVNNPSHQSDVIRYQILHKYGGAYHDFEAMWTQRVPDWLLEYPCVATSDWAAYGEFPDGINPGVLLAKRQAPWVRYNLAAHRYYVEENFVWNAVLMSYRTYERHPDQLLFYRHLQVMCDLGICHPSWEPGFRRDINDRRSTAPFDWRRDTLVVHVTRPDPEASFVSPEALRDGSDMFADIGYNILEKSGRLKLLGS; this is encoded by the exons ATGTCCAACGGGTGTGTCTTCAAGAAGGCGCTGGTCCTTATGCtggtctctgc GTTCCGGAAGCTGAGACTGCAGCATATGCTGGCGGGGCTGGTGGCCTTGACCTTGGTGGTATTGGTGAACAACGTGGTGGAACTGGTGCCTTCTCTGTCCCGGGCCACCTTCATCCCTCAGGCCACCATCCGGAGTGGGGCCCCGCCCCGACCTCTTGTCCCCAGTGGCCACCCTGTCAATTACAGG GAGGAGGGCTGCGAGACGTGCGATGACCGGTACCCCCTGGCTCTGGACGCGGAGGGGCGGTCCTCAGAccacctgctggtcaggcatctggggCAGGAGAAGATGCAGCTGTACAGGCACTACCAAGGGTTCGAGCCCTGGCCCCGACTGCAGCTCCCGGCCAACCACTCCTTGCCCGGCCAG GTGCCAACGACAGCGCACTACCTGTGGTGCAAGGGGGATCTCAGCCTGGGCTTCCACCACTACCTGGGCGTCCTTAGCGCCGTGCGACTCCTGCAGCCGGTCAAGCTGGTCTTCCACTTCCAGCGTCTTCCCAGATTGGACCACGACATGTACTACACCTGGTTCCTG GAGCTGAAGCAGTCTCTGCCCAACCTGGTGTTGCGGCCCCTGCCCCGCGGCTCCCCGCCCTGCGGGTCCCCAGAGTTACTGGACCTGGCCCTCTCCTTCCTGCAGCCAGAGGGCGGGATTTTCCTGGGGTCCAACGTCATCATTTCCCGCCTACCACGTGACCTACACCAGCGCCCCTTCTGGTTCGCCTTCTCGCCCAACGCCAAGccagacaatgacaacgacaacagcgggagctcacccctccaccaacccttGGACAGTTTTGACGTCACACGAGGCGTCATCGTGGCCCACCAAGGCTTCAGCGAGGAGACGAAGCGGAAATACGTCAACCAGATTCTGACGTCACCTCCAGAATGCGTGGCTCCGGAAACCTTCGACGATCACGATCCGGACTCGGAAGAGAACGCCCGCTGCGTGGTGGTGGCTGACAAGCCGGACATCTACCCCGTGGGAATCATGTACGCGGACTCGCCTTTCGGGCAACTGTCCCGCTGGCTGTACTACGGGACTCGATCCACCATGTACCCTAAGACCGGAGAAGGGGACCCCATACCGAGAATCAGCCACCTCATCTGGTTCAGCCAGAACCGGAAGTCGCCCTACGAGATGGAGTTCTACCAGTTCCTGACCGTCCTCAGCGCGCTGTACGTGGGAGGGTTCCGGCACGTGTACATCCACGGCAACGCCGGGTTCCACGGGGTGTGGTGGGACCGACTGCGAGGAGAGAACGTGACGTTCGTCCCGATGGAGGTGCCTGAGGTGGTGTGGCAGCAGGTGGTGAACAACCCTTCTCACCAGAGTGAtgtcatcag GTACCAGATTCTGCACAAGTACGGCGGAGCCTACCACGACTTCGAGGCCATGTGGACCCAGCGCGTCCCTGATTGGCTGCTGGAGTACCCCTGCGTGGCCACCTCCGATTGGGCGGCCTATGGGGAATTCCCGGACGGCATCAACCCCGGCGTTCTATTGGCCAAGCGCCAGGCGCCGTGGGTGAGGTATAACCTGGCCGCTCACCGCTATTACGTGGAGGAGAACTTCGTCTGGAACGCCGTCCTCATGTCCTACCGGACCTACGAACGACATCCGGACCAGCTGCTGTTCTACAGGCATTTGcag gtgatgtgtgacctGGGTATCTGCCACCCATCCTGGGAGCCGGGCTTCAGGCGCGACATCAACGATCGTCGGTCAACGGCGCCTTTTGATTGGCGGAGAGACACGCTGGTGGTCCACGTGACCAGACCGGATCCGGAAGCCTCGTTTGTCTCCCCTGAGGCGTTGCGGGACGGAAGTGACATGTTTGCAGATATTGGCTACAACATTCTGGAGAAAAGTGGACGCTTGAAGTTGTTGGGATCATGA